From a single Mangifera indica cultivar Alphonso chromosome 19, CATAS_Mindica_2.1, whole genome shotgun sequence genomic region:
- the LOC123202771 gene encoding carboxymethylenebutenolidase homolog — translation MGLASTPLFPVSPSFVTAPFHRRLHFSTSISTPPQIRQCNINFSRWHTRTTMAKVSCSAVEVEDDRNDEACELVSGVELSIGEGHDCIQAYLFKAVKNNNGTGVLLLSDIFGFEDSSTRDFAYRVACNGYNILVPDLFRGDPWSKDRPKAMLEQWIARQDAQRIAKDIATSTKWLVDEFMAAGISKKLGIIGFCFGGGRLIEFLSRDQGSYFGTGISFYGTRMDQSLASNVNVPVLLISGDNDPLCPVNILKDIEKSIGRGSRVVIFKGRGHGFAHRPLSPEEDADAEQAFTMMRNWLHDGLVVDK, via the exons ATGGGACTGGCCTCAACCCCCTTGTTTCCGGTATCACCATCATTTGTCACAGCTCCATTTCACCGCCGCCTTCACTTCTCTACTTCCATTTCCACGCCTCCTCAAATt AGGCAATgcaatataaatttttcaagatGGCATACAAGAACTACAATGGCCAAAGTATCTTGTAGTGCAGTGGAAGTGGAAGATGACAGAAATGACGAAGCATGTGAGTTAGTTAGTGGAGTGGAGCTGTCCATTGGGGAAGGTCATGACTGCATTCAAGCTTATCTCTTCAAGGCAGTGAAAAATAACAATGGAACTGGTGTCCTTTTGCTTtctgatatttttggttttgagGATTCTTCCACCAGAGACTTTGCATATCGTGTTGCTTGCAATGGATACAA TATTCTTGTTCCAGACTTATTTCGTGGGGATCCATGGTCAAAGGACCGGCCTAAGGCCATGCTTGAACAGTGGATAGCAAGACAAGATGCCCAGAGGATTGCAAAAGACATTGCCACCTCAACGAAATGGTTGGTTGATGAGTTTATGGCGGCTGGAATTTCAAAGAAGCTTGGTATAATTGGGTTTTGTTTTGGAGGTGGCCGACTCATAGAGTTTCTATCGCGGGATCAGGGTTCTTATTTTGGCACTGGGATCTCCTTTTATGGTACAAGGATGGATCAATCTCTGGCATCTAATGTCAATGTACCTGTCTTGCTCATCTCAGGGGATAATGATCCTCTTTGTCCAGTTAATATTTTGAAGGATATTGAGAAGAGCATTGGCAGGGGGTCCAGGGTGGTGATTTTTAAGGGAAGAGGCCATGGGTTTGCTCATCGTCCTCTTTCCCCGGAAGAAGATGCAGATGCAGAACAGGCTTTTACAATGATGAGAAATTGGCTGCATGATGGTCTGGTTGTAGACAAGTGA